The Urbifossiella limnaea genome has a window encoding:
- a CDS encoding type II secretion system F family protein has product MAEYALLGLVFAVTASAALLALATMALFRRREVMPDDPPAPRVFGPFTPVVAALLPQTRAGRDAVAADLVRAGFFEPTAEVNFTAVRAVLTYLPILGGLAGALLTDGEISLTYLLFAAVAGVLGYAVPRLALSMAADARSERIRRGLPMLMDTLGLTLSTGATLPAALASSGEAVRRGYPELAHEVRVVLAQAELRSLSDALDRWRRRQPIPELGSLVFLLSQADRLGADITRGLWELSASLQVTARQRAEAAANRANFYMSFPTVLCLLIAAALVIAGPGVVQVIESNRLVDRYIEDAQEQERKLQAEAKAGRPIVPAPAQPKEPSL; this is encoded by the coding sequence ATGGCCGAATACGCCCTCCTCGGACTCGTCTTCGCCGTGACCGCCTCGGCCGCGCTGCTGGCGCTGGCCACGATGGCGCTGTTCCGGCGGCGCGAGGTGATGCCCGACGACCCGCCCGCGCCGCGCGTCTTCGGCCCGTTCACGCCCGTGGTCGCCGCCCTCCTGCCGCAGACCCGCGCCGGCCGCGACGCCGTCGCCGCCGACCTCGTCCGCGCCGGCTTCTTCGAGCCGACCGCGGAGGTGAACTTCACCGCCGTGCGGGCCGTGCTGACGTACCTGCCGATCCTCGGCGGGCTGGCCGGGGCGCTCCTGACCGACGGCGAAATCTCGCTGACGTACCTGCTGTTCGCGGCCGTGGCCGGCGTGCTCGGGTACGCCGTGCCGCGGCTGGCGCTGTCGATGGCCGCCGACGCCCGCAGCGAGCGCATCCGCCGCGGCCTGCCGATGCTGATGGACACCCTCGGCCTGACGCTGTCCACCGGCGCGACCCTCCCCGCGGCGCTAGCTTCCAGCGGCGAGGCCGTCCGCCGCGGCTACCCGGAACTGGCCCACGAGGTGCGCGTGGTGCTGGCGCAGGCGGAGCTGCGAAGCCTGTCCGACGCGCTGGACCGGTGGCGCCGCCGGCAGCCGATCCCGGAGCTGGGGAGCCTGGTGTTCCTGCTGAGCCAGGCGGACCGGCTCGGGGCCGACATCACGCGCGGCCTGTGGGAGCTGTCGGCGAGCCTGCAAGTCACCGCCCGGCAGCGGGCCGAGGCGGCGGCGAACCGGGCCAACTTCTACATGTCGTTCCCGACGGTGCTGTGCCTCCTGATCGCGGCGGCGCTGGTGATCGCGGGCCCTGGCGTGGTGCAGGTGATCGAGTCGAACCGGCTGGTGGACCGGTACATCGAGGACGCGCAGGAGCAGGAGCGGAAGCTACAGGCGGAAGCCAAGGCCGGCCGGCCGATCGTCCCCGCGCCGGCGCAGCCGAAGGAGCCGAGCCTGTAG
- a CDS encoding type II secretion system F family protein, which yields MSDLVRPVFVPLNAMPPWAAAALVVLAVVLLAVVVYVLLAGAGGLVRRREPDDGPSLADMAEPYLRARRGVGRTDADFDRLAEGTQLGLTGESAAGWILLGGAAAAVLAYLPTFDEFYALIAALLGGLAVFLVLWTMSNRRRRAIQEQLPDGLFQLSRSLRSGLNLPASLRETASYIPTPLSGLFTRLAAALSLGESTRHAVRRVADTARVTEFDLFSEVLALHAESGGNLPAMLDRLAASIRDRNQYRGYFRSVTTLARIGAYFVALSAPVAFVLYLVFQPEMLERFVNEPVGQNMLIAAVVLEVLGLVWITLLLRRQDDY from the coding sequence GTGAGTGACCTCGTCCGCCCGGTGTTCGTGCCGCTGAACGCCATGCCGCCGTGGGCCGCCGCCGCGCTCGTGGTGCTGGCCGTGGTGCTGCTCGCCGTCGTCGTCTACGTACTGCTGGCCGGCGCCGGCGGGCTGGTGCGGCGCCGCGAGCCCGACGACGGCCCGAGCCTCGCCGACATGGCCGAGCCGTACCTCCGCGCCCGCCGCGGCGTCGGCCGCACCGACGCCGACTTCGACCGCCTGGCCGAGGGGACGCAGCTCGGCCTCACCGGCGAGAGCGCGGCCGGCTGGATTCTGCTCGGCGGCGCCGCCGCCGCGGTGCTGGCCTACCTGCCGACGTTCGACGAGTTCTACGCCCTGATCGCGGCCCTGCTCGGCGGGCTGGCGGTGTTCCTCGTGCTGTGGACGATGAGCAACCGCCGCCGCCGCGCCATCCAGGAGCAGCTGCCGGACGGCCTCTTTCAGCTGTCGCGCTCGCTGCGGTCGGGCCTGAACCTGCCGGCGTCACTGCGGGAGACGGCGAGCTACATCCCGACCCCGCTGAGCGGCCTGTTCACCCGGCTGGCGGCGGCGCTGTCGCTGGGCGAATCGACGCGCCACGCGGTGCGGCGCGTCGCGGACACGGCGCGGGTGACGGAGTTCGACCTGTTCTCGGAGGTGCTGGCGCTGCACGCCGAGAGCGGCGGCAACCTGCCGGCGATGCTGGACCGGCTAGCGGCGTCGATCCGCGACCGCAACCAGTACCGCGGGTACTTCCGGTCGGTGACGACGCTGGCGCGGATCGGGGCGTACTTCGTGGCGCTGTCGGCGCCGGTCGCGTTCGTGCTGTACCTGGTGTTCCAGCCGGAGATGCTGGAGCGGTTCGTGAACGAGCCGGTGGGCCAGAACATGCTGATCGCGGCGGTGGTGCTGGAGGTGCTCGGGCTGGTGTGGATCACCCTGCTGTTGCGGCGGCAGGACGACTATTGA
- a CDS encoding addiction module protein, with translation MNASATLDAVRAWPVDDQLDLLFRLWDHIADAGWRPSPPPELLAELTRRLAAHDADPSRARTWEQVVAHVQRPRG, from the coding sequence ATGAACGCTTCCGCCACGCTCGACGCCGTCCGCGCCTGGCCGGTCGACGACCAACTCGACCTCCTGTTCCGGCTGTGGGACCACATCGCCGACGCCGGGTGGCGGCCGAGCCCGCCGCCCGAACTACTCGCCGAGCTCACCCGTCGGCTGGCGGCGCACGACGCCGACCCCTCCCGGGCGCGGACCTGGGAGCAGGTCGTCGCCCACGTCCAACGGCCGCGCGGATGA